Proteins encoded in a region of the Deltaproteobacteria bacterium genome:
- a CDS encoding alpha/beta hydrolase: protein MTIAKEQRTVEKHKVYITESPDKPLMALIRMAAGGMGLWDKVWPFLTEYFTVASIDLPAPALDKFDSTSELFKHVGGNVIKVTQGLGYDKFHIFGWTGGAQVALRCLVDFPDHILSAILMGAVDLPEERRPLEKSSEILKVILDHGDLELYTYFWLLSQHTPGYTEEHFDRIQALVDARLKADRGRLDTQRVLKWIKAIRQQVASDEELAAINVPTLLVAPAFEAFPLLAHVRRLQTKIKTSEMALIPGGGSMVLSEAPDKFMAAAGKFIRAVAKGNPPLAKLSEKNTVTIIQNKKRVDALENASHEALVFLHGWLMSPQMWAHAMAALKGKMRCLALWQPGHGKSTAPDYDFTMEQWVDWLIGTLEAMNIKKFVLAGHSMGGMLTLAFTLKYPEKVKGIVLVDTQDQAWETEKSEEFLQAVDTVAAAWSADLAPQVADFLMGKNFLKKEPAWVGTWANEVAKYDLPGIANLGRTICQREDLSGRVGEIRVPALVVHGTIDEAIDIEIGRAMAKRIPGARFEEMPGAAHCPPWEAPELFAAKLLDFLKTNNFIQ from the coding sequence GTGACTATTGCAAAGGAACAACGGACGGTTGAAAAACACAAGGTCTACATCACCGAAAGCCCTGATAAGCCGCTCATGGCGCTGATTCGAATGGCGGCAGGCGGCATGGGACTCTGGGACAAGGTCTGGCCCTTTCTGACCGAGTATTTCACCGTGGCCAGTATTGACCTGCCCGCGCCGGCCCTGGATAAATTCGATTCCACGAGCGAGCTTTTCAAGCATGTGGGCGGAAACGTGATTAAAGTCACCCAGGGGCTAGGGTATGATAAGTTTCACATCTTTGGGTGGACCGGCGGGGCCCAGGTGGCGCTGAGGTGCCTGGTTGATTTTCCGGATCATATTCTTTCCGCCATCCTCATGGGTGCGGTGGATCTCCCTGAGGAAAGAAGACCGCTCGAAAAATCGAGTGAGATACTCAAGGTCATTCTGGATCACGGCGACCTCGAGCTCTATACTTACTTCTGGCTGCTGTCCCAGCATACACCGGGTTATACCGAAGAACATTTCGACCGCATCCAGGCCCTGGTGGACGCCCGCCTCAAGGCGGACCGAGGCCGGCTGGACACCCAGCGTGTCCTGAAGTGGATCAAGGCCATCCGGCAGCAGGTGGCCAGCGATGAAGAGCTGGCCGCCATAAACGTGCCCACGCTTCTGGTCGCGCCGGCCTTTGAAGCCTTTCCCCTGCTGGCGCACGTCAGAAGACTCCAGACCAAGATCAAGACCTCGGAAATGGCCCTTATCCCGGGCGGCGGGTCCATGGTCCTGTCCGAAGCCCCGGATAAATTCATGGCCGCCGCCGGGAAATTCATCCGGGCCGTGGCCAAGGGAAACCCGCCGCTGGCCAAACTCTCAGAAAAAAATACGGTCACCATCATCCAAAATAAAAAGCGGGTGGACGCCCTGGAGAATGCCAGCCATGAGGCCCTCGTGTTCCTGCACGGCTGGCTCATGTCGCCCCAGATGTGGGCCCACGCCATGGCCGCCCTTAAAGGCAAGATGCGCTGCCTGGCCCTGTGGCAGCCGGGACATGGCAAATCCACCGCGCCGGATTATGACTTCACCATGGAGCAGTGGGTTGACTGGCTCATCGGCACGTTAGAGGCCATGAATATTAAAAAGTTCGTGCTGGCCGGGCATTCCATGGGCGGGATGCTCACCCTGGCCTTCACCCTGAAATATCCTGAGAAAGTCAAGGGGATCGTCCTGGTTGACACCCAGGACCAGGCCTGGGAAACCGAAAAATCTGAAGAATTTCTGCAGGCGGTGGACACCGTCGCCGCAGCCTGGAGCGCTGACCTCGCCCCGCAGGTGGCAGACTTTCTCATGGGCAAGAATTTTCTGAAAAAAGAACCGGCCTGGGTCGGAACCTGGGCCAATGAGGTGGCCAAGTACGATCTGCCTGGAATCGCCAACCTTGGCCGGACCATCTGCCAGCGCGAAGACCTGTCAGGGCGAGTGGGCGAGATCAGGGTCCCGGCCCTAGTCGTGCACGGAACCATTGACGAGGCCATTGATATAGAGATAGGCCGGGCCATGGCCAAACGCATCCCTGGGGCCCGCTTTGAAGAGATGCCCGGCGCGGCTCACTGTCCGCCATGGGAGGCCCCGGAATTGTTTGCCGCAAAGCTACTCGATTTTTTAAAGACCAACAATTTCATCCAGTGA
- a CDS encoding SDR family NAD(P)-dependent oxidoreductase, whose translation MNIRFDNRVAIITGGGRGVGKAHALLLGSRGAKVVVNDLGGSTDGKGDGSEAPAQKVVDEIKAAGGEAVVSFNSVADPHEAEAIVQTALDHFGTVDILINCAGILRDKTFFKMSLEDFEFVLKIHLLGSIYVTKAAFPVMREKDYGRIIMTASAAGLYGNFGQTNYSTAKLGLVGFMNTLKEEGQRYNICINTIVPWAYSRLGLGIFPEEVLKYLRPELVAAAAAFLSSEQCTASGDIIIAGLGYFAKAQMVESQGVRFDPFQDVTPEMLAERYQDITNMEKARPFTNSSEAFLAALGPLNPELED comes from the coding sequence ATGAATATTCGTTTTGACAATAGAGTGGCCATCATCACCGGCGGGGGCCGGGGCGTCGGCAAGGCGCACGCCCTGCTGCTGGGTTCCCGGGGGGCAAAAGTCGTGGTCAACGACCTCGGCGGCTCCACCGACGGAAAGGGCGACGGGTCCGAGGCGCCTGCCCAGAAAGTCGTGGACGAGATTAAGGCCGCGGGAGGAGAAGCGGTCGTGAGTTTCAACAGCGTGGCCGACCCCCACGAGGCCGAGGCCATCGTCCAGACCGCACTCGATCACTTTGGGACCGTGGATATCCTGATCAACTGCGCCGGAATCCTGCGAGACAAGACTTTTTTCAAGATGTCACTCGAAGATTTTGAATTTGTGCTCAAGATTCATCTCCTCGGTTCGATCTATGTCACCAAAGCCGCCTTCCCCGTCATGAGAGAAAAGGACTATGGCCGGATCATCATGACCGCATCGGCCGCGGGTTTATATGGCAACTTCGGGCAGACCAACTACAGTACCGCAAAATTGGGCCTGGTAGGCTTTATGAACACCCTGAAAGAGGAAGGGCAAAGATATAACATCTGCATCAATACCATAGTTCCCTGGGCCTACAGCCGGCTGGGCCTCGGTATCTTCCCTGAGGAGGTTTTAAAATATTTGAGACCGGAGCTGGTGGCCGCCGCGGCCGCCTTTCTCTCGAGTGAACAATGCACCGCCTCAGGCGACATTATTATCGCCGGCCTGGGCTACTTTGCCAAGGCCCAGATGGTTGAAAGCCAAGGGGTCAGGTTTGATCCGTTCCAGGACGTAACACCCGAAATGCTCGCTGAGCGCTATCAAGATATCACCAACATGGAGAAGGCCAGACCCTTCACCAACAGCAGCGAGGCCTTTTTAGCTGCGCTAGGCCCTTTAAACCCTGAGCTTGAAGATTAA
- a CDS encoding AMP-binding protein, which yields MEKFDAPFIGLTDSLASLAKWQPDRIAVVCGDKRLTYLEFNRQVSKVANGLIRLGIKKGDKVGVYMLNSIEALQTIYGVVKAGGTVVPLSSMVPGDVLAMMVNDSDSRALFVESGLLNAVISPVKDQLKGVEENGFFSLGFEADGWNDYTQWINECSDEEPGIETKPDDDFNIVYSSGTTGVPKGIVHTNHCRYLFAMGLGLGFRIHSYARTILTTPLYTNGTWMTLLPTLLLGGTVVIMPSFDPKLFMELVQKERCTHTFMVPTQFIVIMAHPDFEKYDLSSMEMMISAAAPLRENTKREIIQKFGSRLAELYGLTEGFGTVLNPEEMEGKTGSVGKPLTGGDMRIIDQNDQELPWGEVGEIVGYQTGLMRGYYKQPEKTAECIWKDEHGRTFLKTGDVGRIDENGFLYILDRKKDMIVSGGINIFASDIEEIIAKHPDVMDVAVIATPHEKWGESPVALIIGKQGATASEDEIKEWANKQLAKYQRLTLVEFRNEFPRNALGKVLKRQLREPYWKE from the coding sequence ATGGAAAAGTTTGACGCTCCCTTTATCGGCCTGACCGACTCTCTGGCCAGTCTGGCGAAATGGCAGCCCGACAGGATCGCGGTCGTTTGCGGAGACAAAAGGCTGACCTATCTGGAATTTAACCGGCAGGTCAGCAAGGTGGCCAACGGGCTGATCAGGCTGGGTATCAAGAAGGGAGACAAGGTTGGCGTCTACATGCTGAACAGCATCGAGGCGCTTCAAACCATTTACGGCGTGGTCAAGGCCGGCGGCACCGTGGTTCCGCTTTCATCAATGGTGCCCGGGGATGTGCTGGCCATGATGGTCAATGATTCTGATTCCCGCGCCCTGTTCGTCGAGTCAGGGCTCCTGAACGCCGTTATCAGTCCGGTCAAGGATCAACTGAAGGGCGTTGAGGAAAACGGCTTCTTTTCCCTGGGCTTTGAGGCAGACGGGTGGAACGATTATACCCAGTGGATCAATGAGTGCTCGGACGAGGAGCCGGGCATTGAGACCAAACCTGACGATGACTTCAACATCGTTTACAGTTCCGGGACCACCGGCGTGCCCAAAGGCATCGTGCACACTAATCACTGCCGGTATCTTTTTGCAATGGGCCTGGGTCTTGGCTTCAGGATTCATTCATATGCTAGGACTATCCTCACCACGCCGCTGTATACCAACGGCACCTGGATGACGCTGCTGCCCACCCTTTTGTTGGGCGGCACGGTGGTTATCATGCCTTCCTTTGACCCCAAGCTCTTCATGGAGCTGGTCCAAAAAGAGAGGTGCACGCACACCTTTATGGTGCCGACACAGTTTATCGTTATCATGGCCCACCCGGATTTTGAGAAGTATGATTTGAGCTCTATGGAGATGATGATCTCGGCCGCAGCTCCTTTGAGGGAGAATACCAAGCGCGAGATCATCCAGAAGTTCGGGAGCCGTCTCGCCGAACTTTACGGCTTGACCGAAGGGTTTGGCACTGTCCTGAACCCAGAGGAGATGGAAGGCAAAACAGGCTCAGTCGGCAAGCCCTTAACAGGCGGCGATATGCGCATCATTGATCAAAATGACCAGGAACTCCCCTGGGGTGAAGTCGGAGAGATCGTGGGATATCAAACCGGGCTCATGCGCGGCTATTACAAGCAGCCGGAAAAAACCGCAGAGTGCATCTGGAAAGATGAGCACGGCCGAACCTTTCTCAAGACCGGCGATGTGGGGCGCATAGATGAAAACGGCTTTCTTTACATCCTCGACCGGAAAAAGGACATGATCGTCTCTGGCGGCATAAATATCTTTGCCAGTGATATCGAGGAGATTATAGCCAAACATCCTGACGTTATGGACGTGGCTGTTATCGCCACCCCCCATGAGAAGTGGGGCGAGTCGCCTGTGGCCCTGATCATTGGCAAGCAAGGCGCGACCGCCTCAGAAGACGAGATCAAGGAATGGGCCAACAAGCAGTTAGCCAAGTATCAGAGATTAACTCTGGTTGAGTTTCGGAATGAATTTCCCAGGAACGCCTTAGGCAAGGTGCTCAAAAGGCAGCTCCGCGAGCCGTACTGGAAGGAGTGA
- a CDS encoding AI-2E family transporter, producing MEIDLQKFISINKRVIIWTTFFVLLFLLRRLFGLLFLTFILGFIFFNITHWLESKTRLNRRLLIVVTYVVFLFIITTLAVYIVPKLGSESKLFIQQIPETIDNFQRYLDRLATQQERLAPVFNRIKESLTFEALVGYNQEAILATVVKFFNSATTFFSYFLVGIIFSFLVLFDYPVLRERARSLQETRLRDIYIETVESVIQFALVVGEVFQAQILIACINTGLTALGLYILDIHPIIVLSVIVFFAGLVPVLGTFISSVPIFLLAFNSGGIKLVFYALTMIFIIHLIEAYILNPRIVSAVLRINPVLTLIILYIGGSLFGLWGVFLGVPVAVFIFRHAIQRPTPPAPREEALEAEAASE from the coding sequence ATGGAAATTGATCTCCAGAAATTTATCAGTATCAACAAGCGGGTCATCATCTGGACGACCTTCTTTGTGCTGCTCTTTCTGCTCCGGAGACTCTTCGGCCTGCTCTTTCTGACCTTCATCCTCGGCTTTATTTTTTTCAACATTACTCATTGGCTTGAATCCAAGACCCGACTGAACCGCCGCCTCCTGATTGTAGTGACTTATGTCGTGTTTCTGTTCATTATAACGACCTTGGCTGTATATATTGTTCCCAAACTGGGCTCTGAGTCCAAGCTCTTTATCCAGCAGATTCCGGAAACCATAGATAACTTTCAGCGCTATCTGGACCGGCTGGCCACGCAGCAGGAGCGCTTAGCCCCCGTTTTTAACAGGATCAAGGAGAGTCTGACCTTTGAGGCCCTGGTTGGGTACAATCAGGAGGCGATCCTTGCCACTGTCGTCAAGTTTTTCAACTCGGCCACCACGTTTTTCTCTTACTTCCTGGTGGGTATTATTTTCAGCTTCCTGGTCCTTTTTGACTATCCCGTGCTGCGGGAGCGGGCCAGGTCCTTACAGGAGACCAGGCTGCGGGACATTTACATTGAAACCGTGGAGAGCGTGATTCAGTTTGCCTTGGTGGTAGGTGAGGTCTTTCAGGCCCAGATCCTCATTGCCTGTATAAACACAGGTCTGACCGCCCTGGGGCTCTACATCCTTGATATCCACCCGATTATCGTGCTGTCTGTCATCGTCTTTTTTGCGGGGCTGGTACCGGTTCTAGGGACCTTTATCTCCTCGGTTCCCATCTTCCTCCTGGCCTTTAACAGCGGGGGAATCAAGCTGGTATTCTATGCCTTGACAATGATCTTCATCATTCATCTCATTGAGGCCTATATCCTCAACCCGCGGATTGTCTCCGCCGTGCTGCGGATCAACCCGGTGTTGACCTTGATCATCCTTTATATCGGCGGCAGCCTCTTCGGCCTCTGGGGCGTCTTCCTCGGCGTGCCCGTGGCCGTCTTTATATTCCGGCACGCCATTCAAAGACCGACTCCACCAGCCCCGCGGGAAGAAGCCCTGGAAGCCGAAGCCGCTTCTGAATGA
- a CDS encoding CapA family protein produces the protein MIFLKHIGLSEMTGFGGLFLVLAVLLLASSAQANDVIRVAAVGDVMMGSEGRLPEDGGVSLFLACQAFLKPSDVVFFNYEGTLSDAGRTKKDSTTGLSFAFRTPPGYARFLAQAGFNMASIANNHINDFGPEGKKMTIKTLQRHCIVFSGPPGVTASITVRGVRVVMVAFAPYLHSHYLIDVQRAKRIVADLARENDIVIVSMHAGAEGGEAVRTPRQMEFFHGEKRGEVVKFARAVVDAGADLVLGHGPHVPRAMEVYKKRLIAYSLGNFCTMMRFNVSGAAGYAPLLLAELDLTGRLTDGRIVSFIQVYGHPPRLDPLSQAARLIHRLGRLDFPESNAVDAEGCLIVP, from the coding sequence ATGATATTTCTCAAACATATCGGCCTCAGCGAGATGACCGGGTTTGGCGGGTTGTTCCTGGTGTTGGCCGTCCTCCTTCTGGCTTCGTCCGCCCAGGCCAATGACGTGATCAGGGTTGCGGCTGTGGGTGACGTAATGATGGGCAGTGAGGGCCGGCTTCCGGAGGATGGAGGTGTCAGCCTTTTTTTGGCGTGTCAGGCGTTTTTAAAGCCTAGCGATGTAGTTTTTTTTAATTATGAAGGCACGTTAAGCGATGCAGGCCGCACGAAAAAGGACTCGACGACCGGGTTAAGCTTCGCCTTTAGAACCCCGCCGGGCTATGCCCGTTTCCTGGCTCAAGCTGGATTCAACATGGCCTCGATCGCCAATAATCATATCAATGACTTCGGGCCGGAAGGCAAAAAAATGACCATTAAGACCCTGCAACGGCATTGCATCGTCTTTTCAGGTCCGCCCGGGGTGACGGCCAGTATCACGGTTCGAGGAGTCAGGGTGGTCATGGTTGCTTTTGCGCCGTATCTTCACAGCCACTACCTCATAGACGTCCAGAGGGCCAAAAGGATTGTGGCCGATCTGGCCCGGGAAAACGATATTGTCATCGTCTCGATGCACGCCGGGGCAGAGGGGGGCGAGGCGGTCAGGACCCCGCGGCAGATGGAGTTTTTTCACGGGGAGAAGCGGGGGGAGGTGGTGAAGTTTGCCCGGGCCGTGGTTGACGCCGGCGCGGACCTGGTTCTGGGCCACGGCCCTCATGTGCCGCGAGCGATGGAGGTTTACAAGAAGCGGCTTATCGCTTACTCCCTGGGTAATTTCTGCACCATGATGAGGTTTAATGTTTCTGGAGCGGCCGGTTACGCCCCGCTGCTTCTGGCTGAACTCGACCTGACCGGACGTCTGACTGACGGTCGTATTGTTTCTTTTATCCAGGTCTATGGACACCCCCCCAGGCTGGACCCCTTAAGTCAGGCCGCCAGGCTGATTCATAGACTGGGCCGACTGGATTTTCCCGAGTCCAACGCCGTGGACGCGGAAGGGTGTTTGATCGTGCCTTGA
- a CDS encoding aconitate hydratase: protein MGKTLAEKLLNMHLVEGQPKKGTEIGIRIDQTLTQDATGTMVYLAFESIGLARVKTELSISYVDHNLLQTDFKNSDDHIFLQSAARKFGVYFSRPGNGICHQVHLERFGRPGKSLLGSDSHTPTIGGLGSLAIGAGGLDVAAAMAGHPFYLTYPQVLGVCLKGRLSDWVSGRDIILELLRRLTVKGGRGYIVEFFGSGVMSLEVPDRATVANLGTELGATTTVWPSDEKTRLFLRAQGREGDYLPLSADRDAGYDQVITLDLDSLEPMIACPSSPDNVVSVKAVAGRDVSQVLLGSCANSSYRDLMSAAMILEGRTVHENVSFEVNPGSRQVLENITSSGGLLKLIQAGARIQQPGCLGCIGVGQAPASGVISLRTFTRNFPGRSGTRDDQVYLCSPETAAAAALTGRITDPRDLGDYPKVVVPEKFIINDRNIFPLLEDTTGVEVLRGPNIKSFPQFSEMPARLEGCVILKVKDNITTDDIMPAGSEILPWRSNIPAMSRFVFQGLSPDFARRAEANGMVAVVGGENYGQGSSREHAALAPRYLGVAVKLAKSFARIHKANLINYGILPLTFMRSDDYNLIAEGDVLIIEDIREMVLSGAVEIPVKVRGREIATSLDASVRQRRILAAGGLLNLMRQET, encoded by the coding sequence ATGGGCAAGACCTTGGCTGAAAAATTACTGAACATGCACTTGGTTGAAGGCCAACCCAAGAAGGGGACTGAAATTGGCATCAGGATAGACCAGACCCTGACCCAAGACGCAACCGGGACCATGGTTTACCTGGCCTTTGAATCCATAGGCCTGGCACGGGTCAAGACTGAACTCTCCATCAGCTACGTGGATCACAATCTTCTCCAGACCGATTTTAAGAATTCTGACGATCATATCTTTCTTCAATCTGCGGCCAGAAAATTCGGGGTTTACTTTTCCCGGCCGGGCAACGGTATCTGCCACCAGGTCCATCTGGAGCGTTTTGGCCGCCCGGGCAAGTCCCTGCTCGGTTCAGACAGTCACACCCCTACCATCGGCGGGCTGGGGTCCCTGGCCATCGGGGCTGGAGGCCTGGATGTGGCTGCGGCCATGGCCGGCCATCCTTTTTATCTAACCTACCCTCAAGTCCTGGGGGTCTGTCTGAAAGGCAGGTTGTCTGACTGGGTTTCAGGCCGGGATATCATCCTTGAGCTTCTGCGCCGGCTGACGGTCAAGGGGGGGCGAGGATACATCGTCGAATTTTTTGGTTCAGGGGTCATGTCCCTCGAAGTCCCTGATCGGGCTACCGTGGCGAACCTGGGTACCGAACTGGGAGCGACAACTACGGTCTGGCCCAGCGATGAAAAGACGCGTCTTTTTCTTCGCGCTCAGGGCCGGGAGGGGGATTATCTTCCGCTGTCGGCCGACCGGGATGCGGGCTACGACCAGGTAATTACGCTGGATCTTGACAGCCTCGAACCCATGATCGCCTGCCCTAGCTCGCCGGACAACGTGGTTTCGGTCAAGGCGGTGGCCGGTCGAGATGTATCTCAGGTTCTGCTCGGCTCCTGCGCCAACTCGTCGTATCGTGACTTGATGTCAGCCGCCATGATTCTTGAAGGCCGAACGGTCCATGAAAATGTCAGCTTCGAGGTCAATCCCGGGAGTCGTCAGGTCCTTGAAAACATCACTTCAAGCGGCGGCCTGCTGAAGCTCATCCAGGCTGGCGCCCGCATTCAGCAGCCCGGCTGTCTGGGATGCATCGGGGTTGGGCAGGCTCCGGCCAGCGGGGTCATATCTCTGCGAACCTTTACCCGCAACTTCCCGGGTCGAAGCGGAACCAGAGACGACCAGGTTTACCTTTGTTCGCCGGAAACCGCGGCGGCCGCGGCCTTGACCGGCCGGATCACCGATCCGCGCGACCTGGGCGACTACCCGAAGGTTGTTGTCCCGGAAAAATTCATCATCAATGATCGAAACATTTTTCCGTTGCTTGAAGATACTACAGGCGTTGAGGTTCTTCGGGGTCCCAACATTAAATCATTTCCTCAATTCAGTGAGATGCCCGCCCGGCTTGAGGGCTGCGTCATCCTCAAGGTGAAAGACAACATCACCACGGATGATATCATGCCAGCTGGCAGCGAGATTCTGCCTTGGCGCAGTAACATTCCGGCCATGAGCCGTTTTGTCTTCCAGGGCCTTTCACCGGATTTTGCCCGGCGGGCCGAAGCAAACGGGATGGTTGCGGTCGTGGGCGGGGAAAACTACGGTCAAGGCTCCTCACGGGAACACGCGGCCCTGGCGCCTCGCTACCTGGGCGTGGCCGTCAAGCTCGCCAAGAGCTTCGCGCGCATTCACAAGGCAAACCTGATAAATTATGGCATCCTCCCCCTGACCTTTATGCGGTCTGACGATTATAACCTGATCGCTGAAGGTGACGTCCTGATCATCGAAGATATCCGGGAGATGGTCCTGAGCGGCGCCGTGGAGATACCGGTTAAAGTCAGAGGCAGAGAAATTGCGACCAGCCTTGACGCTTCTGTACGCCAGCGCCGTATTCTGGCCGCAGGCGGGTTGCTCAACCTGATGCGCCAGGAAACTTGA